The Montipora capricornis isolate CH-2021 chromosome 3, ASM3666992v2, whole genome shotgun sequence genome window below encodes:
- the LOC138043435 gene encoding signal peptide, CUB and EGF-like domain-containing protein 2 — translation MKFSVLLLSFTADLLWNFGLLGINAANSKTNITCQPCPKGTLGNNSKSHCQDCSKGWCEGTQYCIKCRAGQYQNITGQTKCIPCPKGYYQKDSGKDVCQPCQKGEHQDKSGQTKCELCPKGFTSGALGSERCMSCPFGGHCNKLGCTKCAPCPPGTEADRMGAQNCTLCNPGYFKESLSYDICQLCKRGWYQVKKGQRLCNECPQGSYCPWQDSLPMKCDPNQKCPKGSFSAGSECSLFYKRGDKAETCNLSSTVYILIAAAITVTLVVAGIVYLRRQRRKNECQQRILERQYPVYTGW, via the exons ATGAAGTTTTCAGTGTTACTGCTGTCTTTTACAg CTGACCTTTTGTGGAATTTTGGTCTTCTCGGAATCAATGCTGCCAATAGTAAGACAAACATTACTTGCCAACCCTGTCCAAAGGGAACATTAGGGAACAATA GTAAATCTCATTGTCAAGATTGCTCCAAGGGTTGGTGTGAAGGTACTCAGTATTGTATAAAATGTCGTGCTGGACAGTACCAAAACATTACAggacaaacaaagtgtattcCTTGTCCCAAAGGATACTATCAAAAAGACTCTGGAAAGGATGTATGTCAACCTTGCCAAAAGGGAGAACATCAAGATAAATCAGGACAGACTAAGTGTGAACTTTGCCCAAAAGGATTCACTTCTGG GGCTTTAGGAAGTGAAAGGTGTATGTCGTGTCCATTTGGAGGACATTGCAA TAAACTTGGTTGTACAAAATGTGCTCCATGTCCGCCTGGGACAGAAGCAGACAGAATGGGTGCACAGAACTGCACCCTTTGTAATCCAG GTTATTTCAAAGAAAGCTTAAGTTATGATATTTGTCAGTTGTGTAAAAGAGGATGGTACCAAGTCAAAAAAGGACAAAGGCTTTGCAATGAATGCCCTCAAGGATCCTATTGTCCA TGGCAAGATTCACTCCCAATGAAGTGTGATCCAAATCAAAAATGTCCAAAAGGCTCCTTTTCTGCTGGGTCAGAATGTAGTCTTTTTTACAAGAGAGGTGATAAAGCAGAG ACATGCAACCTCAGCTCGACTGTTTATATACTTATCGCAGCGGCAATAACTG TGACTCTTGTTGTAGCAGGGATTGTATACCTGAGAAGGCAGAGGAG GAAAAATGAATGTCAACAGAGAATCCTAGAAAGGCAGTATCCCGTATACACTGGCTGGTGA